GTGTGTCAAAAGGTGTGAAAATCGAGTAAAtgtcttcccacacacagagcagaggaaaggcctctccccagtgtgaacacgCTTGTGTGTCAGAAGGTGAATTgaatgagtgaatctcttcccacacacggaacaggggtacggcctctccccagtgtgaatgcgctggtgtctcagcaaatTAATGCTTCTTTTGAAGGTCTTCtcacattcaatacatttaaaaggtctcttttCTGAGTGAACCAATTGGTGCTCAGTGTAATGGGaggactgagtgaatctcttcccacactgggagcagctgAACGGCCTGTCcttggtgtgaactcgctggtgctcaGTGAGATGCACTGACTCACTGAACGACtccccacagtgagagcagctgaacggtctctcaTGTGTGTGAAGGAGCTGGTGCTCCGCAAGGCGGGAGGACAGCCTGAACCTCTTCCCGCAGTGggagcagctgaacggtctctcgtcagtgtgaactcgctgctgTTGGACCAGTTCCTCAGAGATTTCAAAGCTTTTCTCAGAGTCAGAGTATTGAAGAGGATCCTCATCAATGTGATCGAGCTGGTGTGCCAGCAGGTTGGATGAACACATGAAtttcttcccacacacggagcaggtgaatggtctctcgcTATTGTGAGTTCGCTGACGTGTCAGCATGTTTACCAGCTCTATCAATCCCTTCCCACAGgaggagcaggtgaacagcctctcaccAGTTTCCAGCTGAGGCAGTCAATTAAATCCCTTCAGATGTACGAATCTTCAGATTCCAATGAACTGATTGACCCTGTCAGACGTGAGGTTTGGTTTGCTTTTCCtgactgcaaatcctcctctaTTATCCTGTAAAGTAAGTTACAAAGATTTACATGGAATATACATGaaacaaacaggccattcagtctatctAGTTTGTACTGGTGTTTCTAGTCCACCCAAGTGTCCCCCATTCTGCCAACCCCATCTCAGGCTTTCAGCTCATCGTTCTAATCCCTTTTCTCCCATGTTCTTGTCTAGTTTCCTTTTAATATGTTATTTTTCTCAACCACATCCAgtagtagtgagttccacattttcataGCTGTCTGAAGAAACATATATCTCCTGTGTTCTTCTTGGATTTATTCATATCTATTGTGTGTTCATGACCCCCAGTATTGGTTAgacctacaagtggaaacattctgtcCACATTACCTGCCCAACCCAATCAGAATTTGACCCATATCAGAGATGACAAACATATCTCTCgatttgagtttgctgtgtgtaaatccttcccATCTAACCCCCTGGAAAGGGAGTTtgcaaaatccatccctgtcagtccaggacagaaattcacaacattctctcaggtaagcaagtaattaggaaagctaacagaatgttattctttattgtgagggaaatcgaatacaaaagtaggaaggttatgcttcagttgtacaggacactcgTGAGAGATCTGGAgtagtgtacagtattggtctacttatttgaggaaggatataaatgcattagaagcagttcagtgaaggtttaccagattaataccaAGAATGGGCAGATTgccttgaggaaaggttggacaggcgagGCTCATGTCCACTgaagtttaggagagtaagaggcgacttgattgaaacctttaagatcctgaggggagggtctgatgaagggtcatacagactcgaaacatcaactgtatccccctccgcagatgctgtaagatctgctgagtttttccaggtattttcatttttgttcaagatcctgaggggccttgacagagtagatgtgggagaatcgagaactagggatcactgatgaggagttttttttctctcagagggtcgtgagtctttggagctctcttcctcaaaagccggtggaagcagagtcttttatttttaaggcagagctacatAGATTCCTGACAAACAAAGAGGGcagaaggttatcgggggtaggcaggaatgtggggtttaGGTTAcagtcagttcagccatgatcttattgaatggtgaagcaggctggaGGAGCcgaatggtctgctcctgctcctcattcacaTATTCCTTCAGCCAGTGATGAAAGCGCATGCGCCCTGCTACAAGTTGCCCCCTAGAAAGATGGCGGCTGCACATGCTTCCTGCTGCTCTTTGCCCCCGATAAAGGTGGAGACCGTTAACCCGGGTTTCATAACCGGGGAAGGGCCCATAGCTGCCGCTTGGTGCAGCCGCGGAGCCGGTAGCCTCTTGGTTGGAATTTCTCGCCTATAATGGGTGTTTATGAAACCTTCCCGCCCATCCACGGACCCTAATACCGCCACTGTGTCATCGAATGCTCACCGCCTGAAGATGCGACAAACAAACGTCTGTCCATGAACGTCACTCGCACTGCGCATGCTCCATATCACAATGCCCGTCTGGTTGACGGCAGCTTTGGACCAATAGGAAGAGGGGGCGGGACTTGAACGGAAGCTGCTGGTCCTCCAGTGAATGAGGGGCGGGACTGGCCCAGATATCCCTCATTGGCTAAAACTCTGCATCATTTTGGAAGCTGATTTGTCTCAAACTCCAGGGGAAAACAGGATCTTTCtgtcatgctctcgtcgggacctggaaaaatttattaattttgcttccaatctccacccctccatcattttcacatggtcctttccttcccttccttgacctctctgtctcaatttctggtgatagactgtccaccattatccattacaagcctaccaactcccacagctacctcgac
Above is a window of Carcharodon carcharias isolate sCarCar2 chromosome 27, sCarCar2.pri, whole genome shotgun sequence DNA encoding:
- the LOC121270184 gene encoding zinc finger protein 436-like isoform X3; the protein is MLTRQRTHNSERPFTCSVCGKKFMCSSNLLAHQLDHIDEDPLQYSDSEKSFEISEELVQQQRVHTDERPFSCSHCGKRFRLSSRLAEHQLLHTHERPFSCSHCGESFSESVHLTEHQRVHTKDRPFSCSQCGKRFTQSSHYTEHQLVHSEKRPFKCIECEKTFKRSINLLRHQRIHTGERPYPCSVCGKRFTHSIHLLTHKRVHTGERPFLCSVCGKTFTRFSHLLTHESIHTGERPFNSSTCRKGCVQPADLLKHQWVHTGERPFTCSVCGKGFTRSCYLLKHQRVHTGERPFLCSMCGKSFPRLSHLVIHERVHTGYRKGRIWKWESQTKHQIKA